From the Rhodopirellula halodulae genome, one window contains:
- a CDS encoding DUF885 family protein — translation MNQTFHNRMPAELHDSFAASDRQGRCVLKANLFRCVALFAGVSVAWLSTAEFANAQNGGDSSPRAKSQPARVIQQTLTPHWSDNDSFWFRRQNPDGTSTSIRVDAASGEMKEVDPGDSDATREAVLKGGRTPRSGRASDADTEITFINHADQTLKLFWVDSTGKRVGYGAVKAGETLIRTTYAGHVWELIGDGETKFGYFVAEVEPTRVVIEEPAKFVQPERGASPRRRGGSRRPGNQNWNEGVNTPAEFPIAIRLKDGKLQRRNTEGEDTEWQTLIEESTLAERFADKVRDEAKSIELQSPQWSPDGTVVMVRAVIPYETQQVHLVESSPKEGGRAKLSSRPYLLPGDPVDQVQHLAFNVETGEEVALDLPWLSQRFWRFRWAGPHRGLLAATQRGHQQFRLFLVDALAGEVDTVINEESDTFIWTTHKTDLPRWTYLESSDEVIWVSEKDGYQHLYLVDLKKDPADENAIRPITAGEFVVRGIDHIDEENRVIDLVVSGVYPNQDPYLKHYARVDFSGDNFTLLTEADGNHSAVFSPERDRLVVTHSRVDSLPVHELRSADGKLIQTLATASVSPEGAELNLPTVFSAKGRDGETDIWGLACFPEDYDPSTDKKYPVVEYIYAGPHDSHVPKSFRSAAWHRDYLKAGFIVVQIDGMGTANRSKAFHDVCWHNLKDAGFPDRIAWMKALAKEHPAMDLERVGIFGTSAGGQNTGSALLFHGDFYDAGVAACGCHDNRMDKASWNEQWMGYPVEDHYSASSNIDNAGNLKGDLFLIVGEMDTNVPPESTLRFADALIKANKDFDLLVMPGVGHSDGGAYGKRRTLDFFIEKLRPGSAFDGDDGPESSNADSSVAKKLIDWEQLQPQTAWMEIQNHFQTDLATLKRRLPIRISQERFEQTTAFLQSWDRELLSAMKIEDEQKLSDADMEIAKAIAADVEKELLAIRSDKLSAKRISELAPFAGQLIDLTNLSHRVKTLNGQAMAAVVENMTETIALSLEGNEPKSIAVSQPVLDAANDLLESYRSWKTFYEGYHPDFNWWVLDLANETDEKLEQWTKTLVLDEDLTDQHAETAASGNVPLPSGPKTFVFGDAYPPIRDWMERETTFMPAVTRRFFRRGENRDRSEQSLARWTKELEELSWNGTSFDDWSIQDQIDWHLLNAEVATQWGRKRIQETGEKLPPATSSVEKDLSGTPVGRERIELELRRQFIDHSPEELIELAEREYAIVRAEMVRVAQDMGLGDDWKAAVERMKNQHVPPGQQPVLIGKMARESVDWLQKRDWITVPSFADYCWRMIMMTPERQKVNPFFTGGEVISVSFPTSEMSPSDKRQSLRGNNVGYARATVHHELIPGHHLQMFMNDRYQSHRNRMRTPFWLEGLAVYWELKLYDDGFARTPEERMGMLVWRAHRCARIIFSLNFHLGRFSPDQCVDFLVDNVGFERRNATAEVRRSIGTSYPPLYQAAYMLGALQIRQLHREIVLSGKMEEREFHDAIMKAGVLPIAMLKQVLLDEPLQKEAPPMWRFQND, via the coding sequence ATGAATCAAACGTTCCACAATCGGATGCCCGCCGAATTGCATGACTCATTTGCCGCTTCCGATCGTCAAGGTCGATGCGTCTTGAAAGCCAATTTGTTTCGCTGTGTTGCACTCTTTGCGGGCGTTTCCGTTGCTTGGCTAAGCACGGCAGAATTCGCAAATGCACAAAACGGGGGCGATTCATCACCGCGAGCGAAGTCGCAACCGGCCCGAGTGATCCAGCAAACGCTCACCCCGCATTGGTCCGACAACGACTCGTTTTGGTTTCGCCGCCAGAACCCAGACGGAACGTCGACCAGTATCCGAGTGGATGCGGCATCGGGCGAAATGAAAGAGGTCGACCCGGGAGACAGCGACGCGACTCGAGAAGCCGTTTTGAAAGGCGGACGCACACCGCGATCTGGACGAGCATCGGATGCGGATACCGAGATCACCTTCATCAACCACGCGGACCAAACACTGAAACTGTTTTGGGTCGACAGCACGGGCAAACGCGTTGGGTATGGTGCGGTTAAAGCCGGCGAAACGTTGATTCGCACAACCTACGCAGGACACGTTTGGGAACTGATCGGCGACGGCGAGACGAAGTTTGGTTACTTCGTTGCGGAAGTCGAACCAACACGAGTGGTGATTGAAGAGCCAGCGAAGTTTGTTCAACCAGAACGCGGCGCGTCTCCTCGACGTCGTGGAGGTTCGCGACGCCCCGGGAATCAGAATTGGAACGAAGGCGTCAACACTCCGGCGGAGTTCCCCATCGCAATTCGTTTGAAGGATGGAAAGCTGCAGCGTCGCAACACCGAGGGTGAAGACACCGAATGGCAGACGTTGATCGAAGAGTCGACTCTGGCCGAAAGGTTTGCCGACAAAGTTCGTGACGAAGCGAAGTCGATCGAATTGCAGTCGCCTCAGTGGTCACCCGATGGAACGGTCGTGATGGTGCGCGCCGTCATTCCGTACGAGACTCAGCAGGTGCACTTGGTCGAATCGTCACCGAAAGAAGGCGGGCGAGCAAAACTCAGTTCACGACCTTATCTGCTACCCGGCGATCCGGTGGATCAGGTTCAACATTTGGCGTTCAACGTGGAGACTGGCGAAGAGGTTGCGTTGGACTTGCCGTGGTTGTCTCAGCGATTTTGGAGGTTTCGTTGGGCGGGGCCGCATCGCGGATTGTTGGCGGCGACGCAGCGCGGGCATCAACAGTTTCGACTGTTCCTCGTCGACGCGTTGGCAGGAGAAGTCGATACCGTCATCAACGAAGAATCGGACACGTTCATTTGGACGACTCACAAAACGGACTTGCCCCGTTGGACGTATCTGGAAAGCAGCGATGAAGTCATCTGGGTCAGCGAAAAGGACGGTTATCAACATCTTTATCTCGTCGATCTGAAAAAGGATCCGGCGGATGAAAACGCGATTCGACCGATCACCGCAGGAGAGTTCGTCGTTCGTGGAATCGATCACATCGACGAAGAAAACCGAGTGATCGATTTGGTGGTCAGCGGCGTTTATCCCAATCAAGACCCGTATCTGAAACACTACGCTCGCGTCGATTTCAGTGGCGACAACTTCACGTTGCTCACCGAAGCCGACGGCAATCACTCCGCAGTTTTCTCGCCGGAACGCGATCGTTTGGTGGTGACTCATTCACGAGTCGATTCTTTGCCGGTGCATGAACTTCGTTCGGCGGATGGCAAGCTGATCCAAACACTCGCGACGGCATCCGTTTCGCCTGAGGGAGCAGAACTGAATCTGCCAACCGTTTTCTCTGCCAAGGGACGCGATGGAGAAACGGATATCTGGGGATTGGCGTGTTTTCCTGAGGACTACGATCCGAGCACGGACAAAAAATATCCCGTGGTCGAGTACATCTACGCGGGGCCGCATGATTCGCACGTTCCCAAATCATTTCGTTCGGCAGCTTGGCACCGTGATTACTTAAAAGCCGGTTTCATCGTGGTGCAGATCGATGGCATGGGAACCGCCAACCGATCCAAAGCATTTCACGACGTTTGTTGGCACAACTTGAAGGACGCGGGATTCCCCGATCGCATTGCTTGGATGAAAGCACTGGCGAAAGAGCATCCCGCGATGGATTTGGAACGAGTCGGAATCTTTGGCACGTCCGCCGGCGGTCAAAACACGGGATCGGCGTTGTTGTTCCATGGCGACTTCTACGATGCCGGTGTCGCTGCGTGCGGTTGTCACGACAATCGGATGGACAAAGCGTCTTGGAACGAACAATGGATGGGTTATCCCGTCGAAGATCACTATTCCGCCAGTAGCAACATCGACAACGCTGGCAATTTGAAAGGCGACTTGTTCCTCATCGTTGGCGAGATGGACACCAACGTTCCACCCGAGTCCACGCTCCGTTTCGCGGACGCGTTGATCAAGGCGAACAAGGACTTTGACTTGTTGGTCATGCCTGGCGTTGGACACAGCGACGGTGGTGCCTATGGCAAACGACGAACGTTGGACTTCTTCATCGAAAAACTGCGACCGGGGAGTGCGTTTGACGGCGACGATGGACCGGAATCTTCCAATGCCGACTCATCGGTGGCGAAAAAGCTGATCGACTGGGAACAGTTGCAACCACAGACCGCTTGGATGGAGATTCAAAACCATTTCCAAACGGACTTGGCGACGTTGAAGCGGCGCTTACCGATCCGCATTTCGCAGGAACGTTTCGAACAGACGACCGCGTTTTTGCAATCGTGGGATCGTGAGTTGCTATCGGCGATGAAGATCGAAGACGAGCAGAAACTCAGCGACGCTGACATGGAGATTGCCAAAGCGATCGCCGCCGATGTGGAAAAAGAATTGTTGGCGATTCGGTCGGACAAGTTGTCTGCGAAACGAATCAGCGAACTCGCGCCGTTCGCCGGTCAATTGATCGATTTGACCAACCTTTCGCACCGCGTGAAAACGTTGAACGGGCAAGCCATGGCTGCGGTGGTGGAAAACATGACGGAAACGATTGCGTTGAGTTTGGAAGGCAACGAGCCAAAGTCCATCGCGGTCAGCCAACCAGTGCTGGATGCCGCCAACGATTTGTTGGAATCGTACCGGTCATGGAAAACGTTCTACGAAGGCTACCATCCGGACTTCAACTGGTGGGTGTTGGATCTGGCCAACGAAACGGACGAAAAACTGGAGCAGTGGACCAAGACGCTGGTGTTGGACGAAGACCTGACCGACCAACATGCTGAGACGGCGGCAAGCGGCAACGTTCCATTGCCAAGCGGCCCGAAGACGTTCGTGTTCGGTGACGCTTATCCACCCATCCGAGATTGGATGGAGCGAGAAACGACATTCATGCCAGCCGTGACGCGCCGCTTTTTTCGCCGTGGTGAGAATCGTGATCGCAGCGAACAATCACTTGCTCGATGGACCAAGGAACTCGAAGAACTTTCGTGGAATGGCACGTCGTTCGATGATTGGTCCATTCAAGATCAGATCGATTGGCATCTGTTGAATGCGGAAGTCGCCACGCAGTGGGGACGGAAACGTATTCAAGAGACCGGTGAAAAATTGCCGCCCGCAACCTCGTCCGTGGAAAAGGACTTGTCCGGCACTCCGGTCGGTCGCGAACGGATTGAATTGGAGCTGCGGCGTCAATTCATCGATCATTCGCCAGAAGAACTGATCGAGTTGGCGGAACGCGAATACGCGATTGTTCGAGCCGAGATGGTTCGAGTTGCCCAGGACATGGGGCTCGGCGACGATTGGAAAGCCGCCGTGGAGCGGATGAAGAACCAACACGTGCCGCCCGGTCAGCAGCCGGTGCTGATTGGTAAGATGGCGCGAGAATCAGTCGACTGGCTGCAGAAACGCGACTGGATCACCGTCCCCTCGTTCGCTGATTATTGCTGGCGGATGATCATGATGACGCCGGAACGTCAGAAAGTGAATCCGTTCTTCACCGGCGGCGAAGTGATCAGCGTTTCGTTTCCGACGTCGGAGATGTCACCCAGCGACAAGCGTCAGAGTCTGCGTGGAAACAATGTTGGCTACGCAAGAGCGACCGTGCATCACGAGTTGATCCCAGGTCACCATTTGCAGATGTTCATGAATGATCGCTACCAATCGCATCGCAATCGAATGCGAACGCCGTTCTGGCTGGAGGGTTTGGCGGTGTATTGGGAACTAAAACTGTATGACGACGGATTCGCACGAACGCCGGAGGAACGCATGGGAATGCTTGTGTGGCGGGCTCACCGCTGTGCACGGATCATCTTCTCATTGAATTTCCACCTGGGGCGTTTTTCGCCCGACCAATGTGTTGACTTCTTGGTGGACAACGTCGGGTTCGAGCGACGCAACGCGACCGCAGAGGTTCGGCGTAGCATTGGAACAAGCTATCCTCCGCTTTACCAAGCCGCCTACATGCTGGGCGCGTTGCAGATTCGTCAGTTGCACCGCGAAATCGTTTTGTCGGGCAAGATGGAAGAACGAGAATTCCATGACGCGATCATGAAAGCGGGCGTGTTGCCGATCGCGATGTTGAAGCAAGTGTTGTTAGACGAGCCGCTACAAAAAGAGGCGCCGCCAATGTGGCGTTTCCAAAACGATTGA
- a CDS encoding DUF1549 domain-containing protein translates to MNFRPQAFAGRNFVVTDVALITLSTRSPRSPLPHLLAVAGLFFCIALGLVGDVSTQRVSADEVVPPAEKTLVSFHADVLPILRSNCFGCHQGAKQLGEYLMTDFDAMIRGGESGDPAIVPGDADASYLVNLITSHDGVAEMPKSPQKPLHESEVDTIRRWIDQGARDDSPEDSGPRFDAEHPPIYAGAPTLPSIDLSPDQKTLAIAGYHEVCLLDPTTGNVTQRLVGMSPRINSVRFSPDGKRIAVAGGVPGERGELQVWNTDDGTLLLSRLVTYDTITGLSWSPDGTMIAIGANDNTIRGLDASTGEQRLFQGAHEDWIRDTVFTSDGKHLVSVARDMTCKLTEVETERFIDNVTSITPGALSGGLSSVAVHPSRDEIVVGGADGVAKVYRVFRQTKRQIGDDANLVRNLPRLNGRIRQVVVNPAGTHLAAVATIDGQSEVRVWKYDFTGDLTDELKAILGKRVANRSAEEKKKVEESVNQTVTQTLQYHLPNAAAYAMELTDQGEVFLAANDGKIRHLGNDGELLHEFAAVPETDEEADQSDEKVASDPDANPLKLADRSEFAEANANDDAQPETAIDPSELVTLSVVPSEIELRSPYAYAQLVATGTMRDGGTIDVTRMVQVSGDESYGCSSSGLIRPKRNGSTDLVVSFGEHQVSVPVVVTGQSDSSVDFIRDVNPVLSRLGCNQGTCHGAQKGKNGFRLSLRGYDPIFDLRALTDDLAARRINPSAPDDSMMLRKPLGITPHEGGTLMSKGDPYHAVLHRWIADGSQLDLETPRVTALEIFPSNPVVQSTDAKQQVRIVASYADGTTRDVTREAFINSGNTEVATTQAGGMLQAVRRGEAPVLARYEGAYAATTLTVMGDRAGYEQADAETWGRIDELVAQKWDRMKIVPSDLADDATFLRRLHLDLTGLPPTSDTVREFLADQTPQRIKRQAMIDELIGNKDFVEFWTNKWADLLQVNRKFLGVEGTKLYRDWIRDAVQENRPYDEFAYQILTASGSNKANPAASYYKVLRTPEDTMENTTHLFLGIRFNCNKCHDHPFERWTQDQYYELAAYFAKVNRTKDPESGNKKIGGTAVEGATPLYEIIADNSDKEVQHGRTGENVVPSFPYELLSASPAEPADSPETNQVSDVQSGEATGQTLVTHASDPPTRREELARWMTDPTNPYFARSYVNRVWGYLTGVGLIEPIDDIRAGNPPTNPQLLDHLTEEFIASNFNTQQLMRSIVSSRTYQLSVESNQWNDDDHLNYSHATPRRLPAEVIYDSVHALTGATSQIPGMPAGTRAAAATDSGVSLTDGFLANLGRPVRETACECERGTDLQLGPVMALISGPTIGTAISDPKNELEKIVAEHSEDAAVVEEIFLRALGRYPAKEERAAFASMNQQIAGDHEALVKRLASAEEAWKERFPQLEDARKKMLDKLAADIAARTEAIAVERAKMEADRQSKIEAAQKKLAGEEDKLPSHVDAFLKEKQSDVEWYPLLPKSLSASNQATLSVQPDRSVLASGKQGNGVYTVEFETQLTNITGFRVEALTDPSLPQNGPGRAGNFVVTEITVKAGADAKAKSKDLPKQKIARASADFLQNGFKIEQTFDGNAGNQNAWAVSGANGHQHWATFQFAEPIQAEDKTRLRFEIAQNHNAKEHQLGRFRISVTTAEGELPLGLPESFAAAAATPTEQRSEGVAKPLEAYVAATNDKIRSARDAVNQAKKPLPKDEQLVSLEKRRQRFEPETPVDPSLVELRANVERSKKQLANSRLTAAEDLVWALVNSPAFLFNH, encoded by the coding sequence ATGAATTTTCGTCCCCAAGCATTTGCTGGAAGGAATTTCGTCGTGACAGATGTTGCATTGATCACGTTGTCCACTCGGTCACCGCGATCCCCTCTTCCCCACCTACTAGCCGTTGCGGGACTTTTCTTTTGCATCGCCCTCGGTCTCGTTGGCGATGTCTCAACGCAGCGAGTAAGCGCCGACGAAGTCGTCCCGCCGGCAGAGAAGACTCTGGTCAGCTTCCACGCGGACGTGCTGCCCATCCTGCGAAGCAATTGTTTCGGATGTCATCAAGGAGCCAAGCAGCTCGGCGAATACCTGATGACTGACTTTGATGCGATGATTCGCGGCGGTGAGTCAGGGGATCCAGCGATCGTTCCCGGCGATGCGGATGCCAGCTATTTGGTGAATCTGATCACGTCTCATGATGGCGTGGCGGAAATGCCTAAGTCACCACAAAAGCCGCTGCACGAAAGCGAAGTCGACACGATCCGTCGCTGGATCGATCAAGGTGCCCGGGACGATTCGCCCGAGGACAGTGGCCCGCGTTTTGACGCTGAACACCCGCCGATCTACGCCGGTGCTCCCACGTTGCCATCGATCGATTTGTCGCCCGACCAAAAGACGCTGGCGATCGCGGGCTACCATGAAGTTTGCCTGTTGGACCCGACGACTGGCAATGTCACCCAGCGTTTGGTTGGCATGTCGCCTCGGATCAATTCCGTTCGCTTTTCACCGGACGGAAAACGCATCGCCGTCGCGGGGGGTGTGCCGGGGGAAAGAGGCGAGTTGCAGGTTTGGAACACGGACGATGGAACGTTGTTGCTTTCACGTCTGGTGACCTACGACACGATCACCGGTTTGTCGTGGTCGCCCGACGGCACGATGATCGCTATCGGAGCGAACGACAACACGATCCGTGGATTGGATGCGTCGACCGGCGAGCAGCGTTTGTTCCAAGGTGCCCACGAAGATTGGATTCGTGACACGGTCTTCACGAGCGACGGCAAACATTTGGTCTCCGTCGCGCGAGACATGACGTGCAAGCTGACGGAGGTCGAGACCGAACGCTTCATCGACAACGTGACCTCGATCACACCGGGGGCTCTGTCCGGCGGTCTTTCGAGCGTCGCGGTTCACCCTTCACGAGACGAGATCGTGGTGGGCGGAGCAGACGGTGTCGCGAAGGTTTATCGTGTTTTTCGACAAACCAAACGTCAAATTGGCGATGACGCAAACTTGGTGCGGAATCTGCCTCGACTCAACGGACGGATTCGCCAAGTCGTGGTGAACCCGGCGGGAACGCATTTGGCTGCCGTCGCGACGATCGATGGCCAATCCGAGGTCCGTGTTTGGAAGTACGACTTTACCGGAGACTTGACTGACGAATTGAAAGCCATCCTCGGCAAACGTGTCGCGAATCGATCCGCGGAAGAGAAGAAGAAGGTCGAAGAATCCGTCAATCAAACGGTCACCCAGACGCTGCAGTACCATCTGCCAAATGCCGCGGCGTATGCGATGGAGTTGACGGACCAAGGCGAAGTCTTCTTGGCCGCGAACGATGGCAAGATCCGTCATCTTGGTAACGATGGCGAACTGCTTCACGAATTCGCGGCGGTGCCTGAGACGGATGAAGAGGCAGACCAGTCCGACGAAAAAGTTGCATCCGACCCCGATGCGAACCCGTTGAAGTTGGCTGATCGAAGCGAGTTCGCCGAAGCCAACGCGAACGACGACGCTCAACCAGAAACCGCAATCGACCCATCCGAGTTGGTTACGTTGTCGGTGGTTCCAAGTGAGATCGAGCTTCGTTCTCCCTATGCCTACGCTCAGTTGGTCGCGACCGGAACGATGCGAGATGGCGGAACGATCGACGTCACACGAATGGTTCAGGTGTCTGGCGATGAGTCTTACGGTTGCTCGTCCTCTGGATTGATTCGACCGAAACGGAACGGTTCCACCGACTTGGTGGTTTCTTTCGGCGAGCATCAGGTTTCCGTTCCCGTCGTGGTGACCGGGCAATCAGATTCCTCCGTCGACTTCATTCGCGACGTGAACCCGGTTCTGTCTCGATTGGGTTGCAACCAAGGAACCTGTCACGGGGCGCAAAAGGGCAAGAACGGTTTTCGTTTGTCGCTTCGCGGTTATGACCCCATTTTTGATCTACGAGCGTTGACTGATGATTTGGCTGCTCGCCGAATCAATCCATCGGCGCCGGATGATTCGATGATGTTGCGAAAGCCGTTGGGGATCACGCCGCACGAGGGTGGCACGTTGATGTCCAAGGGGGATCCCTATCACGCGGTGTTGCATCGCTGGATCGCGGACGGATCTCAGTTGGATCTGGAAACGCCTCGTGTGACAGCATTGGAGATCTTCCCAAGCAATCCAGTCGTTCAATCCACGGACGCGAAACAGCAGGTTCGGATCGTCGCGTCTTATGCGGACGGGACCACGCGAGATGTGACGCGTGAGGCGTTCATCAACTCCGGCAACACCGAAGTCGCGACGACTCAGGCCGGCGGTATGCTGCAAGCCGTTCGACGCGGGGAAGCACCCGTGTTGGCTCGGTACGAAGGTGCCTACGCCGCGACAACGCTGACCGTGATGGGTGATCGTGCGGGATATGAGCAAGCCGACGCGGAAACTTGGGGACGCATTGATGAATTGGTCGCCCAGAAATGGGACCGCATGAAGATCGTGCCCAGCGATTTGGCCGACGACGCGACTTTCCTACGACGGTTGCACTTGGATTTGACCGGTTTACCGCCGACCAGCGACACCGTGCGAGAATTCTTGGCCGACCAGACGCCGCAGCGGATCAAACGCCAAGCCATGATCGACGAGCTGATTGGCAACAAAGACTTCGTGGAGTTTTGGACCAACAAGTGGGCGGATCTGTTGCAGGTGAACCGAAAATTCTTGGGAGTCGAAGGCACCAAACTGTATCGAGATTGGATTCGCGATGCGGTGCAGGAGAATCGACCGTACGACGAATTCGCCTATCAAATTTTGACCGCTTCGGGTTCGAACAAAGCCAATCCAGCCGCCTCGTACTACAAGGTCCTTCGCACACCGGAGGACACGATGGAAAACACCACGCACCTGTTCCTGGGGATCCGGTTCAATTGCAACAAATGCCACGACCATCCGTTTGAACGTTGGACGCAGGACCAGTACTACGAGCTGGCGGCATATTTCGCAAAAGTGAATCGCACGAAGGATCCGGAATCGGGCAACAAGAAAATTGGTGGCACGGCGGTCGAAGGTGCGACGCCGTTGTATGAGATCATCGCGGACAATTCTGACAAGGAAGTTCAGCACGGCCGAACGGGTGAAAACGTCGTTCCGTCGTTCCCCTATGAGTTGCTGAGTGCTTCGCCGGCGGAACCGGCTGACTCACCCGAGACGAATCAGGTGTCCGATGTCCAATCGGGTGAAGCGACCGGTCAGACTCTGGTGACTCACGCGAGTGATCCGCCGACTCGCCGCGAAGAGCTGGCCCGTTGGATGACGGACCCCACCAACCCGTATTTCGCTCGGTCATACGTGAACCGCGTTTGGGGCTATCTGACTGGCGTCGGCTTGATTGAGCCCATCGATGATATTCGCGCGGGCAATCCGCCGACCAATCCGCAGTTGCTGGACCACTTGACCGAAGAGTTCATCGCGTCGAATTTCAACACTCAGCAGTTGATGCGTTCCATCGTCAGTTCGCGGACGTATCAGTTGTCGGTCGAGTCGAATCAGTGGAACGACGATGACCATCTGAACTACTCGCACGCCACACCCCGACGTTTGCCGGCGGAGGTGATCTACGATTCGGTGCACGCGTTGACCGGGGCCACCAGTCAGATTCCTGGCATGCCGGCTGGGACACGAGCCGCCGCCGCGACGGATTCCGGTGTTTCGCTTACCGACGGGTTCTTGGCCAACCTTGGGCGCCCCGTTCGCGAAACGGCGTGTGAATGTGAACGAGGCACGGATTTGCAGCTCGGTCCAGTCATGGCATTGATCAGCGGCCCAACCATCGGCACCGCGATCAGTGACCCGAAAAACGAACTAGAGAAGATTGTCGCCGAGCATTCCGAAGATGCGGCGGTCGTGGAAGAAATCTTCTTGCGTGCCTTGGGACGTTATCCCGCGAAAGAAGAGCGAGCGGCGTTCGCTTCGATGAATCAGCAGATCGCTGGTGATCACGAAGCGTTGGTGAAGCGTTTGGCTTCCGCGGAAGAGGCTTGGAAAGAGCGATTCCCGCAATTAGAAGATGCACGCAAAAAGATGCTGGACAAATTGGCGGCTGACATCGCGGCCAGGACCGAGGCCATCGCTGTTGAACGTGCCAAGATGGAAGCGGATCGGCAATCGAAAATCGAAGCCGCTCAAAAGAAGCTGGCGGGGGAAGAAGACAAGCTACCAAGCCACGTCGATGCCTTCCTCAAGGAAAAGCAATCCGATGTGGAGTGGTATCCGCTGCTACCGAAGAGTTTGTCCGCGAGCAATCAGGCCACGTTGTCAGTTCAACCGGATCGGAGCGTTTTGGCCAGCGGCAAACAGGGCAATGGCGTCTACACGGTGGAGTTTGAGACTCAACTCACGAACATCACGGGCTTCCGAGTCGAAGCGTTGACCGATCCGAGCTTGCCACAGAATGGGCCCGGCCGAGCGGGCAACTTCGTGGTGACCGAGATCACCGTGAAAGCGGGGGCCGATGCCAAGGCAAAGTCGAAAGATCTGCCGAAGCAAAAGATTGCTCGAGCCTCGGCGGACTTCTTGCAGAACGGTTTCAAGATCGAACAGACCTTCGACGGCAATGCGGGTAACCAGAATGCTTGGGCGGTCTCAGGTGCCAATGGGCATCAACACTGGGCCACGTTCCAGT